One Streptomonospora salina genomic window, CCCGGTCCTGGGTCCGGCCGCCTACGGGCTGATGCAGCGCCGCCCGCCCGAGGTCCGCGTACAGGACATGTTCGCCACCACCTACCACGACCCCTCCTCGGCGCCGACACGGCGCGTCATGGAGGCGCTGGAGGCCGCGCGCGAACGCGACACCCACCCCCACGCCGAGACCGCGGTCCTGCGTTCGCTGCGCGGGATGGTCGCCGAGTACGTGCGGCGCGGGCGCCGCAGCCTCTGGCGGCAGGCCGCGCAGGTGCGGTGCCCGGTACTGCTCGTCTACGCGACCGCTGACAAGTTCGTCGACCCGCGGATGGCCGCCCGGGCCGCGCGCACCTTCCGCCGCAGCCGGCTGGTGCTGATGCCCGAGGCCGGCCACGTCGCGATGATGGAGTTCCCCGAGCGGGTCGGGCGCGAGGTCGCAACGTTCCTGCGCGGTGTCGGCAGCGGCGGACCCGGCCGGACGGAGGCCGCACCGGCCGCCGCGGCCTCCGCCGGCGGCGTCCCCCGCCGACCGTGACGTAGGCGGCGCGAACGCTCGGGCCGGGGCGGGAATGCGAAAGCCCACCCCGTAGGTTGGCTATGAGTGCAAGCTCGTCACGTGCCCGTACGCCCCCGCGTCCACCGGCGACGCCCCGGGGACGTGACACCGAAGAGGAATGCTGAGGAGCTGCTGTGTCGCTGCCGCCGCTGGTCGAACCGGCCGACGAGCTCACCGTCGACGAGGTTCGCCGCTACTCCCGCCACCTGATCATCCCCGACGTGGGCATGGACGGCCAGAAGCGCCTGAAGAACGCCAAGGTTCTTGTGGTGGGCGCCGGCGGGCTCGGCTCGCCCGCGCTGCTGTACCTGGCCGCCGCCGGCGTCGGCACCTTGGGCGTCATCGACTTCGACGAAGTCGACGAGTCCAACCTCCAGCGCCAGGTCATCCACGGGCAGAGCGACGTCGGCAAGCCCAAGGCCGAGTCGGCGCGCGAAAGCATCGAGGAGATCAACCCGAACACGAAGGTCGTCCTGCACCAGGACCACCTCGACTCCGACAACGCGCTGGAGATCTTCGAGGGCTACGACCTCGTTCTCGACGGGACCGACAACTTCGCGACCCGCTATCTGGTCAACGACGCCTGCGTGCTGCTGAACAAGCCCTACGTGTGGGGTTCGATCTTCCGCTTCGACGGCCAGGTCAGCGTCTTCTGGAACGAGTACGGCCCGCAGTACCGGGACCTCTACCCCGAGCCCCCGCCGCCCGGGATGGTCCCCTCCTGCGCCGAGGGCGGCGTGCTGGGCGTGCTGTGCGCCTCGATCGGCTCGATCATGGTCAACGAGGCCATCAAGCTGATCTGCGGAATCGGCGACCCGCTGGTCGGCCGCCTGATGATCTACGACGCCCTGGAGATGACCTGGAAGACGGTCAAGGTCCGCAAGGACCCCGAGGGCGAGCCGGTCACCGAGCTCATCGACTACGAGGCGTTCTGCGGCCAGGTCTCCGACGAGGCCGAGCGGGCCGCCCAGGGGGCGACGATCACCGCCCCCGAGCTCAAGGACATGATGGACAAGGACGAGGACTTCTACCTCGTCGACGTCCGGGAGCAGCACGAGTACGAGATCGTCAACATCCCCGGCGCCGTCCTCATCCCCAAGGGCGAGTTCCTCAACGGCGAGGCGTTCGGCAAACTGCCCCAGGACAAGCGCATCGTCCTGCACTGCAAGTCGGGTGCGCGCTCGGCCGAGGCGCTCGGCGCGCTCAAGGGCGCCGGCTTCGACAGCGCCGTCCACGTCGGCGGCGGTGTGCTGGCCTGGGTCAACCAGGTCGACCCGAGCCTGCCCGCCTACTGAGGTACCGGCTCCCGGCACCGCTCCGTCTCCGGGCCGCCGCGGCACCGCGCCGCGGCGGCCCGTACGCGTGTCGGGCGCCGGTGCTCCGGCGGTGCCGCGTGGCGGTCCGCCGGTTCCGCGGGCCGCGCGGCGGGTAGGTGCGCGCAGACGACATCCGACGAGCATGGAGGTGCGGCGATATGCGAAGCGCCAGAACATGGGCGGACTGGCTGGCCCTTCTCGCGGGTAGCGCCGTTTCCGTGAGCCACATCTGGCACGGCCTGCTGGGAGTCGGGATGGCGGGGCTGTTCCTGCTCGGCGTGCTTCTGGTGTTCCTGTCCTGCCTGGCCGTCATCCACCCGGAGCTGTTCGTCGTCGAAGCGGCCACGGTCGTGACGGGCCTGCTCCTGATCGCGGCGCCGTGGCTGCTGGGCTTCTCCGGTACCGCCTCGGCGGCGCTGACCGCGTGGATCGCCGGCGCTGTCGCGGTGGTCACGGGCCTGGCCACCCTGCCGGGATCCGTCGCGCTGTACCGCCGCATCGTCCCGCCGCAGCCCACGGAGCACCTGCTGAGCGGTTAGACCGCGCTCCTGCGCCGCCGCCGGGGTGACCGCCCCCGCGCCCGGCGGTACTACGATCGGGCCATGCCGCACGCGTTCACTCGTCACACCGCTTATGTGGAGCGGGTCCTGGAGGTCGCCGAGGCGATCCCGGTCGGCATGGTCATGGGCTACGGCGACATCGCCGAGTACCTGGGTGAGGGCGGTCCCCGCCAGGTGGGCTCGGTGATGTCGGCGTGGGGCGGCGCCGTCTGCTGGTGGCGCGTCATCCGGTCCGACGGCAGGCCGCCGCCCGGTCACGAGGTCGAAGCTCTGCAGCATTACGCGGCCGAAGCCACCCCCATGCGCCCGGCCGGCGACCGGGTCGACATGCGCCGCGCCCGCTGGGACGGCGCAGCCCCGCCGGAGCACACGGACGTCCGGCCGGAGGGCCGCACATAGGTCCGCTTCCCGGCCCCTTTTTCCCGGGCACCCGGGCCCCGCGCTCCGGGAACGCCCCGGATCACGCCCGGTCGGCCGATGCAGGCCTACCGCTCCGATTCCATTCCGCGGGAGACGCCTGTTGCATTCGAGGCGCATAGGTGTCGGGACATAGGTTCGTCGGTTCTTTCTTCCGCGGCGCATGCGGCGGTGCATCCCGGCAAACCCGTCGGGGGTTTCCGATAGCGGCCGGAAGATTTCCGGTGCTCATGTGAACCGCAAAGACGTACGGGAGTCGGTGCCCCGTCCCCTCCGGTTCCGGTCAGCAGTTCCGTGTTTTCACTGAAGTGTTCGGGGAAGCACTGCTACATTCGTATTCGAACCTGCACGCTAGTCGCGCACAGCGCCGGTTCCGGGCCCGCGGACGGGCAGCACCCTCATCCCCCCGAATTTCCCTCGGACGCACACGCATTCG contains:
- a CDS encoding alpha/beta fold hydrolase, with the translated sequence MAEPIDLWPGEPLDLGGGRRVFVRRDRAPAHGRARPRAVYVHGLGGDSTNWTDLMGILHTEWAGEALDLPGFGHSPPPPGGDYTVDGHAGAVARLIRSGEEPVHLIGNSMGGSAAVRLAAEHPDLVKSLTLIAPAMPDLRPRPVPYQMAASVIPVLGPAAYGLMQRRPPEVRVQDMFATTYHDPSSAPTRRVMEALEAARERDTHPHAETAVLRSLRGMVAEYVRRGRRSLWRQAAQVRCPVLLVYATADKFVDPRMAARAARTFRRSRLVLMPEAGHVAMMEFPERVGREVATFLRGVGSGGPGRTEAAPAAAASAGGVPRRP
- the moeZ gene encoding adenylyltransferase/sulfurtransferase MoeZ, with the protein product MSLPPLVEPADELTVDEVRRYSRHLIIPDVGMDGQKRLKNAKVLVVGAGGLGSPALLYLAAAGVGTLGVIDFDEVDESNLQRQVIHGQSDVGKPKAESARESIEEINPNTKVVLHQDHLDSDNALEIFEGYDLVLDGTDNFATRYLVNDACVLLNKPYVWGSIFRFDGQVSVFWNEYGPQYRDLYPEPPPPGMVPSCAEGGVLGVLCASIGSIMVNEAIKLICGIGDPLVGRLMIYDALEMTWKTVKVRKDPEGEPVTELIDYEAFCGQVSDEAERAAQGATITAPELKDMMDKDEDFYLVDVREQHEYEIVNIPGAVLIPKGEFLNGEAFGKLPQDKRIVLHCKSGARSAEALGALKGAGFDSAVHVGGGVLAWVNQVDPSLPAY
- a CDS encoding SPW repeat protein, with the protein product MRSARTWADWLALLAGSAVSVSHIWHGLLGVGMAGLFLLGVLLVFLSCLAVIHPELFVVEAATVVTGLLLIAAPWLLGFSGTASAALTAWIAGAVAVVTGLATLPGSVALYRRIVPPQPTEHLLSG
- a CDS encoding MGMT family protein, with product MPHAFTRHTAYVERVLEVAEAIPVGMVMGYGDIAEYLGEGGPRQVGSVMSAWGGAVCWWRVIRSDGRPPPGHEVEALQHYAAEATPMRPAGDRVDMRRARWDGAAPPEHTDVRPEGRT